The Podospora pseudocomata strain CBS 415.72m chromosome 1 map unlocalized CBS415.72m_1, whole genome shotgun sequence genome has a segment encoding these proteins:
- a CDS encoding uncharacterized protein (EggNog:ENOG503NYN6) yields MTTTTRSSAKERGNSTNEGAPPASKAEPGSKHKVEEGTKSPEPKRPKKSDEKEQKTIEETIGVSEQTKQEQQAEQQEQQEEIAKDSEKGDVAKAEKETATGDAEEPREDAKDIPSSILEKGIIYFFFRGRIGIDRPSDVDEIARSYIILRPIAKDAKLGSGPIGDAGNSRVCVVPKKVLPKTGKDRWISFVEKTGASFSELKDEFLKSNDYETKTAGTRHSPAATPVAEGVYAITSTGKDSHLAYILTLPDKLGEVQKEIGLKEKGSFIISTRNPQYEPPKNARLPKGPEYPKELLEEFRSLRWAPTQPRHLDYVNTQFLLVGESSGIAKALEQQKKDQKEGKNEPAEELEQLEEEDAQRMQDLDDDDAARIFADLQADAGHYPKLPTTF; encoded by the exons ATGACCACCACGACGAGATCCTCGGCCAAGGAGCGCGGCAACTCCACCAACGAGGGAGCCCCTCCTGCCTCAAAAGCCGAACCTGGTTCCAAGCACAAGGTCGAGGAAGGAACCAAGTCCCCGGAACCAAAGCGGCCCAAGAAGTCGGATGAGAAGGAACAGAAGACTATTGAAGAGACAATCGGCGT CAGCGAACAAACCAAGCAGGAGCAACAGGCAGAGCAGcaagagcagcaggaggaaaTAGCCAAGGACAGTGAGAAAGGAGATGTTGCCAAAGCCGAAAAGGAAACCGCGACTGGCGATGCCGAGGAGCCTCGCGAAGATGCCAAGGACATTCCCTCCAGCATTTTAGAAAAGGGCATCATCTATTTCTTTTTCCGTGGACGAATTGGTATTGATCGGCCTTCCGACGTCGACGAGATTGCCCGGAGCTACATCATCCTCAGACCGATTGCCAAAGACGCCAAGCTTGGCAGCGGTCCCATTGGCGATGCAGGCAACAGCAGAGTATGCGTTGTGCCCAAAAAGGTGCTCCCAAAGACGGGCAAAGACAGGTGGATTTCTTTTGTTGAGAAGACCGGCGCCTCTTTCAGCGAGCTCAAGGACGAATTTCTCAAGTCAAACGACTATGAGACCAAGACTGCTGGGACAAGACACTCCCCGGCCGCTACACCTGTTGCGGAAGGCGTGTATGCTATTACCAGCACTGGGAAGGACAGTCACCTGGCATACATTTTGACTCTTCCCGACAAGCTCGGTGAGGTGCAAAAGGAGATTGgcttgaaggagaagggcagcttcatcatcagcacaAGGAATCCCCAATATGAGCCTCCCAAGAATGCCAGGCTTCCTAAGGGACCAGAGTATCCTAAGGA GCTTCTCGAAGAGTTTCGCTCTCTCCGGTGGGCTCCAACTCAACCCCGTCATCTCGACTATGTGAACACGCAGTTCCTGCTCGTTGGCGAGTCTTCTGGCATTGCCAAGGCCTTGGAACAACAGAAGAAAGACCagaaggaaggaaagaaCGAGCCCGCCGAGGAGTTGGAGCagttggaagaagaggacgcGCAGCGGATGCAGGAtcttgacgacgacgacgcggCTCGTATTTTTGCGGATTTGCAGGCCGATGCGGGCCATTACCCCAAGCTTCCCACCACTTTCTGA
- a CDS encoding uncharacterized protein (EggNog:ENOG503P5I9), with product MSLSSNTYNNESTVLLSSRWTFYHTNLYYCSLPEFITQQLSYTMSANPDSVGNQGEFRSRVPPSRPMDTHGHQIGQPIGREAIPEFHAKTYPPGSAPKESTFYPNPIHEIPGQAMNPNMDPSLRTSALDIPGADSKEIYNESGAGSRPIEGQTANEIRHEKARKTDRLGIAAHGGTDTTGDGSIEGILRERGLKLPGDKERKVLGKGISATERDATTSEEIGSGGRG from the exons ATGAGTCTCTCA TCGAATACCTACAATAACGAGAGCACTGTTCTTCTCTCCAGTCGTTGGACTTTTTATCACACAAACTTGTACTACTGTTCACTCCCAGAATTTATCACACAGCAACTGTCCTACACAATGTCTGCGAACCCTGATTCCGTCGGTAACCAAGGCGAGTTCCGCTCAAGAGTGCCTCCCTCGAGGCCAATGGATACCCATGGC CACCAAATCGGCCAGCCCATCGGCAGAGAGGCTATCCCCGAGTTCCATGCCAAAACCTACCCGCCCGGCTCGGCGCCCAAAGAGTCGACCTTCTatcccaaccccatccatgAGATTCCCGGCCAAGCAATGAACCCAAACATGGACCCGTCGCTACGTACAAGTGCTCTCGACATCCCTGGCGCCGACAGCAAAGAAATCTACAATGAGTCCGGTGCCGGTTCCCGCCCGATCGAAGGCCAGACAGCCAACGAAATTAGACACGAAAAGGCAAGAAAGACGGATCGGTTGGGCATCGCTGCTCATGGTGGCACAGACACAACTGGCGATGGTTCGATCGAGGGGATTTTGAGAGAGAGGGGCTTGAAACTTCCGGGAGAtaaggagaggaaggtgctTGGGAAGGGTATTTCGGCCACGGAGAGAGATGCGACAACATCGGAGGAGATTGGGTCTGGTGGGAGAGGCTAG